One genomic window of Gossypium hirsutum isolate 1008001.06 chromosome D11, Gossypium_hirsutum_v2.1, whole genome shotgun sequence includes the following:
- the LOC107933863 gene encoding kinesin-like protein KIN-14U isoform X2, giving the protein MLISSETEEITLPSTEVKECSTSSPVGSNPDSLNGLPPPPDLPDSPSLSTIFCDVNVVPEHEKSQLEQSIHKLQGEIAELRLMLRSIDEKRRETLNKIIDIKGSIRVFCRVRPFLWTDKRRTPEPILSELDQVIVTSSGSRKEFGFDKIFHQEANQDDVFVDVEPILRSALDGHNVSILAYGQTGTGKTFTMDGTTVQPGIVPRALKELFQQVSSDKSFSYTFSMSMLEVYMGNLRDLLASKPALRTNETVSRCNLNIQTDPKGSVEIEGLTQVEIPDFAKARWWYTKGRRARSTSWTNVNEASSRSHCLTRIVISRRGDTPEAKPKISKLWMVDLGGSERLLKTGATGQTLDEGRAINLSLSALGDVIAALRRKKGHVPYRNSKLTQILKDSLGVGSKVLMLVHISPCQEDLEETICSLSFAKRAKAVDSSRGLPEDLKKLREKRISELEENMREVEEECQKLANQISKAEFLLSENRKLYSTAYGVPDESAEKNPENHEEDAKTHVIETPRVTQKPIQQSIHRSLPRFMSSTVASRERQNAAEKDIVTRARTFRPRARSSTQLSGFQSLSFSDNRFGSLLRHSVKNSRFKDTNGPAIESPKCNDSSSLKTTSLSRSKVVTSSDPNLRVKLGHHRRRMSDFV; this is encoded by the exons ATGTTGATTAGTAGTGAAACAGAGGAAATCACGTTGCCTTCAACTGAAGTTAAAGAGTGTTCGACATCATCTCCAGTAGGATCAAATCCTGATTCCCTTAATGGATTGCCCCCACCACCAGATTTGCCTGATTCTCCATCACTGTCCACCATTTTCTGTGATGTCAATGTGGTTCCTGAGCATGAAAAGAGCCAGCTTGAGCAGTCTATACACAAATTAcaag gagAAATTGCTGAATTGAGGTTAATGCTAAGGTCAATAGATGAGAAAAGGAGGGAAACGTTGAATAAGATAATAGacatcaaag GCAGCATTAGAGTGTTTTGTCGAGTTAGGCCTTTCCTTTGGACAGACAAGAGACGAACCCCGGAACCTATTTTGAGCGAACTTGATCAGGTTATCGTCACATCAAGTGGAAGTCGAAAAGAGTTTGGGTTCGATAAGATTTTCCATCAAGAAGCTAATCAAG ACGATGTGTTTGTTGATGTTGAACCAATCCTCAGATCTGCACTTGACGGGCACAATGTATCCATTCTTGCCTATGGTCAAACCGGTACTGGGAAGACATTTACAATG GATGGCACGACGGTCCAGCCGGGAATCGTTCCTCGAGCTTTAAAAGAGCTTTTCCAGCAAGTGTCTTCAGACAAGTCATTTTCTTATACTTTTTCAATGAGCATGTTGGAGGTTTACATGGGCAATCTGAGAGATCTACTAGCTTCAAAGCCGGCATTACGAACAAATGAGACCGTGTCAAGATG TAATCTAAACATTCAAACAGATCCAAAGGGGTCAGTAGAAATTGAGGGTCTGACACAGGTTGAAATACCAGATTTTGCAAAAGCCAGATGGTGGTACACGAAGGGTAGGCGGGCTCGATCGACATCATGGACAAACGTGAATGAGGCATCCAGCAGGTCACACTG CTTAACAAGAATCGTCATTTCTCGACGTGGGGATACTCCGGAAGCTAAACCGAAAATAAGCAAATTATGGATGGTTGATCTTGGAGGGAGCGAACGGTTACTCAAAACCGGAGCAACTGGACAAACCCTTGATGAAGGAAGGGCTATAAATCTTTCCCTTTCTGCTTTAGGCGATGTTATTGCTGCTCTAAGAAGAAAAAAGGGCCATGTGCCATACAG AAATAGCAAGTTGACACAAATCCTCAAAGATTCCCTAG GTGTTGGTTCGAAAGTTTTGATGCTCGTTCACATAAGCCCGTGTCAAGAAGATCTTGAGGAAACCATCTGTTCTTTGAGCTTTGCAAAGAGGGCAAAAGCAGTGGACTCTAGCAGAGGACTACCTGAG GACTTGAAGAAGCTAAGAGAAAAACGGATATCTGAGCTTGAAGAGAACATGAGGGAAGTTGAAGAAGAATGTCAGAAACTTGCAAATCAAATAAGTAAGGCCGAGTTCTTATTAAGTGAAAACCGAAAACTTTACTCAACTGCTTATGGGGTACCTGATGAGAGTGCGGAAAAGAATCCTGAAAACCATGAAGAAGATGCAAAAACTCATGTCATCGAAACACCTAGAGTAACTCAGAAACCAATTCAACAAAGCATTCATCGGTCTCTCCCTCGGTTCATGTCCTCTACCGTGGCTAGTCGAGAAAGGCAAAACGCAGCCGAAAAAGATATCGTTACAAGGGCAAGAACCTTTAGACCAAGAGCCCGGAGTTCAACGCAGCTCTCAGGTTTCCAGTCCCTCAGCTTTTCAGACAACCGCTTTGGATCACTTTTGCGACACTCAGTGAAGAATTCCCGGTTCAAAGACACAAATGGTCCAGCCATAGAGAGCCCAAAGTGCAATGACTCATCTTCCTTGAAGACAACTTCCTTGTCAAGAAGCAAGGTGGTCACATCATCTGATCCAAACCTGAGAGTTAAACTTGGTCATCATAGAAGAAGGATGTCTGATTTTGTCTAA
- the LOC107933863 gene encoding kinesin-like protein KIN-14U isoform X1, translated as MLISSETEEITLPSTEVKECSTSSPVGSNPDSLNGLPPPPDLPDSPSLSTIFCDVNVVPEHEKSQLEQSIHKLQGEIAELRLMLRSIDEKRRETLNKIIDIKGSIRVFCRVRPFLWTDKRRTPEPILSELDQVIVTSSGSRKEFGFDKIFHQEANQDDVFVDVEPILRSALDGHNVSILAYGQTGTGKTFTMDGTTVQPGIVPRALKELFQQVSSDKSFSYTFSMSMLEVYMGNLRDLLASKPALRTNETVSRCNLNIQTDPKGSVEIEGLTQVEIPDFAKARWWYTKGRRARSTSWTNVNEASSRSHCLTRIVISRRGDTPEAKPKISKLWMVDLGGSERLLKTGATGQTLDEGRAINLSLSALGDVIAALRRKKGHVPYRNSKLTQILKDSLGPFCLGVGSKVLMLVHISPCQEDLEETICSLSFAKRAKAVDSSRGLPEDLKKLREKRISELEENMREVEEECQKLANQISKAEFLLSENRKLYSTAYGVPDESAEKNPENHEEDAKTHVIETPRVTQKPIQQSIHRSLPRFMSSTVASRERQNAAEKDIVTRARTFRPRARSSTQLSGFQSLSFSDNRFGSLLRHSVKNSRFKDTNGPAIESPKCNDSSSLKTTSLSRSKVVTSSDPNLRVKLGHHRRRMSDFV; from the exons ATGTTGATTAGTAGTGAAACAGAGGAAATCACGTTGCCTTCAACTGAAGTTAAAGAGTGTTCGACATCATCTCCAGTAGGATCAAATCCTGATTCCCTTAATGGATTGCCCCCACCACCAGATTTGCCTGATTCTCCATCACTGTCCACCATTTTCTGTGATGTCAATGTGGTTCCTGAGCATGAAAAGAGCCAGCTTGAGCAGTCTATACACAAATTAcaag gagAAATTGCTGAATTGAGGTTAATGCTAAGGTCAATAGATGAGAAAAGGAGGGAAACGTTGAATAAGATAATAGacatcaaag GCAGCATTAGAGTGTTTTGTCGAGTTAGGCCTTTCCTTTGGACAGACAAGAGACGAACCCCGGAACCTATTTTGAGCGAACTTGATCAGGTTATCGTCACATCAAGTGGAAGTCGAAAAGAGTTTGGGTTCGATAAGATTTTCCATCAAGAAGCTAATCAAG ACGATGTGTTTGTTGATGTTGAACCAATCCTCAGATCTGCACTTGACGGGCACAATGTATCCATTCTTGCCTATGGTCAAACCGGTACTGGGAAGACATTTACAATG GATGGCACGACGGTCCAGCCGGGAATCGTTCCTCGAGCTTTAAAAGAGCTTTTCCAGCAAGTGTCTTCAGACAAGTCATTTTCTTATACTTTTTCAATGAGCATGTTGGAGGTTTACATGGGCAATCTGAGAGATCTACTAGCTTCAAAGCCGGCATTACGAACAAATGAGACCGTGTCAAGATG TAATCTAAACATTCAAACAGATCCAAAGGGGTCAGTAGAAATTGAGGGTCTGACACAGGTTGAAATACCAGATTTTGCAAAAGCCAGATGGTGGTACACGAAGGGTAGGCGGGCTCGATCGACATCATGGACAAACGTGAATGAGGCATCCAGCAGGTCACACTG CTTAACAAGAATCGTCATTTCTCGACGTGGGGATACTCCGGAAGCTAAACCGAAAATAAGCAAATTATGGATGGTTGATCTTGGAGGGAGCGAACGGTTACTCAAAACCGGAGCAACTGGACAAACCCTTGATGAAGGAAGGGCTATAAATCTTTCCCTTTCTGCTTTAGGCGATGTTATTGCTGCTCTAAGAAGAAAAAAGGGCCATGTGCCATACAG AAATAGCAAGTTGACACAAATCCTCAAAGATTCCCTAG GCCCGTTTTGTTTAGGTGTTGGTTCGAAAGTTTTGATGCTCGTTCACATAAGCCCGTGTCAAGAAGATCTTGAGGAAACCATCTGTTCTTTGAGCTTTGCAAAGAGGGCAAAAGCAGTGGACTCTAGCAGAGGACTACCTGAG GACTTGAAGAAGCTAAGAGAAAAACGGATATCTGAGCTTGAAGAGAACATGAGGGAAGTTGAAGAAGAATGTCAGAAACTTGCAAATCAAATAAGTAAGGCCGAGTTCTTATTAAGTGAAAACCGAAAACTTTACTCAACTGCTTATGGGGTACCTGATGAGAGTGCGGAAAAGAATCCTGAAAACCATGAAGAAGATGCAAAAACTCATGTCATCGAAACACCTAGAGTAACTCAGAAACCAATTCAACAAAGCATTCATCGGTCTCTCCCTCGGTTCATGTCCTCTACCGTGGCTAGTCGAGAAAGGCAAAACGCAGCCGAAAAAGATATCGTTACAAGGGCAAGAACCTTTAGACCAAGAGCCCGGAGTTCAACGCAGCTCTCAGGTTTCCAGTCCCTCAGCTTTTCAGACAACCGCTTTGGATCACTTTTGCGACACTCAGTGAAGAATTCCCGGTTCAAAGACACAAATGGTCCAGCCATAGAGAGCCCAAAGTGCAATGACTCATCTTCCTTGAAGACAACTTCCTTGTCAAGAAGCAAGGTGGTCACATCATCTGATCCAAACCTGAGAGTTAAACTTGGTCATCATAGAAGAAGGATGTCTGATTTTGTCTAA